The DNA sequence TTTTTTTTGACTTAAGTTAAATTTCAAGGGGCGGTACTGGCTGGTGTTGAGAAAGTGAACCGTTGGAGGTTACTGTGTGATGGGAGATGTTTTTATCTTgtactgtgtggaaaaaaaacttgaaaatatataaaaaaatattttcacaacaaACTTTTTTCCAGATGTCAAACTTAAATCTcattcagaattctgacttGGTTGTGATGATTAGTACAGGTACTTAATTACCTTTCATAAAGTATAATTTTTCCCTAATCTTTAGCTGGATACAAaggctatttgtttttattcattcacaATGAATTCagttattgtttttgaaaaaaaaaaacccaataacTCAATGTATTATATTAAAAGTCAGTGAATTGTATGGTTCACCTTTTTGTAGTTCATACAtagccactgtgtgtgtgaggcttgTGTGTCCAATATCAGCCATGGCTGAAATTACTGTAAATtggttttaaattgtatttaattgcaaCTGCAAGCAGTGAATATAAATACAGGAACAAAAGGAACAtgctgtatgtttattttttcaagatAACATCTGATTTACATAAAGATGTGTTAGTAATATGAAGACAATGGTTGTTAGTACATCACTAATATTGTATACATCACCATATTTCAAATTGTAATATCcagataaatatatatgtaagaAAATAGTATATTTATTGTCAAACACTGGTGGGtaaatggttttttaaaaatctgatatgGTAACACTGGTAAAATATATGGTAAACAAACATTCTAGTTAGCACAAACAGAACATGTGGGACCTGGAACAAACATGGGGTTTATATCCAGATACAACCTGCGTAGGGTGTGCCTTGCCAACATAAGCCCCaggaaacacaacacaacatacatGGCTAACACCAATAAAGTTTTCAAGATAGGTTGGAAGAAACATCTGTACAATAAATGGTTAAATGTATGCATCACCATTTAACTAATCAAATCTGAAATACCTCTCTGGCCTCTGTTCTGGCCACATCTGATCTCTTCATTATTAGTATggcatacaaaatataaaaacatcacAAGAAGCAGGGAAACTGAACACCTTATAAGTGGATAGTGGATTTGaagatatttacatttcaaaggaATTGTGCCTTTAAACAgttaacccccaccccccacccctgcccaatGGAGAACTTCCATGTATTAAAGGGTGTGGCCTTTTGTGTCTGTATACATACTACATCCAGAGGTGGAAATCCAggctcagaaagtaaaagtcctccccagtactTTGTTCCAGTCACTTGGATTTGCTACACTAGCACAcctcttcagccaggaggtagaactaatcagtgaaatcagctggctgagttcatgaaTGGAAGAAACACGTGGCACGACTTTTAGTTTCTGATCCGTGGAATTTCCACCACTGATTATATGTTGTGTGAGAGTTGATTTTTTATACAACCAGTTTTAGTGGAAGGCAGTTATTCAGTTCTGTGCATCCTGGATGTATGATCCTGGTTTGCAGCCACATTGGTTGGTCAGGGCCACAGAGGAGATGACTGGCGTGTTGAGCTCATCCAAGTAGAAGAATGGCACCATCACATGGGAGGTTGGCTGGCAGCACTGAACACAGGGATTGCAGTGTGGGAAACATATATTAGAGACACTACAACTACAGATAACACACTCAATAATTATGGAAGGTTTGAGATAAAACACAAGGCAGTGCAGAATATAGGTAGGTAGGTAGCTACACGTGCAGTCTGAGtagaaatataaacatttaaattctcACTCCATTacgtaaaaacattaaaaatgatagTTACAGTGAATAATCTAAAATAGCTGCATATGATTTTAGCTCATGTTGTGGCTACTGTCTGTGTGATTGCTGTGAAAATTTATAAACACTGAGGCCCTCTAAATGtttgctaaaatatttacatCAGTGGAGAATATTTGTTTGACTACTTCAACTAATTGCACAAGTTGGAATTctcaaatataatttcaaatacaGGTATTCTTGGCCCAGCTCTGGTGCATCCTGTGTTATCACCCACATAGACAAAGCACTGATAACTGAAGGAAAAACCTGGAAGCTCTGGCTGGAACAGGCCCACCTCACTGCTGGCTATGCTGCATGTGAAATCTCAAACGCACTAAACGAGTCTGATACTGCAAAATCCAATCGTGATAGTAGTGCAATAGTGAAGCATTGCTTTATACACGTTATGCCTACAAGACCCTGTTGTGGTGATGaaagcatttgtttgtgttgattACGAGATAGCTATGCATTGGCCTTTACTATCGCCAGTGATCTTCACCTTAGTGGTATGAGGGTACAGAAAGCTGCAAAGCATTCACACTTCTGTGTTGACAATAATATTTGAGCAGTTTTGACTTGGTCTTTTTAGTGACTTTTAGAAATGTAGCACTGTACCTTTGAAGGGGTGTTTGGCTCAGGGGGGCTGTTTGCTCGACACTTTGGAGCTTTTGGGTCCAGGTGGGGGTCGCAGACTGCACACTGGGTGTAGGTGAAGGTATCTGGAAAGATTATCCAGTTCTCCCAACCAAGATCTAAGAGAAAGGAAATAGGGATGGCTGTGACGAGCATTCAATGCTAAATTACCTCACAGCAACAGATACAAGGAAGAGGTGAAAATTTGTTCTGGCATTTAAATATCATTTGTGTTGCTCGGGCCAGAGAGGCTTGACTGGATCAAAGGAAGTCGGCATTTAAATTATCTCCAAGGAGTGCAGAAACTAAAGATTATTGTTACCATGACAGAAACAACATCAGGTAGCTTGTCCAATTGCATGGTGCAGAACATGTGCAAAGGCCGTGATAATTGTTCATTTTGGGTTTTAATAAAATTGATGGCGGCTAACACATATGAAAAGCATATTATTTTTATGCCATTTCACTCCTATAGATACATAAGGCTTGATGATCATGtagaagtttttttgtttttttttagaaatgaagGCAAATGAAGCATATTGAACCGTTTATGAAGATCTGTGAAGCCAGCTGGCAGCACTGCAAGCCTGTACTGTTGGTCTCATCTCGGGTCCCAGTGGACTCTTGTGTGGAGGTTGTATTCAACACTGGTGGGGAAAAATAGTGACATAAAAGTTTGTATTATCTGATCTTTCAGGATTCTTCTTTTACTAACacaaccttttttcttttacagttacATTTGTGAAACTTGGTGTGATTGGTTCATCATTTCCTAGATGACTGGTTTGGCCTTACCAGTGAATTCCTGAGACTTCGGTGAGCTGTGGGCAGTGTCTCCTAAGACCGCTTTCCACTGCTCCCTAAACCTGCCAAGTCCAGTCCTGGAAACCTGAGGCTCCCTATCCAGGTTCAGGGCCTCCAACAGC is a window from the Anguilla anguilla isolate fAngAng1 chromosome 14, fAngAng1.pri, whole genome shotgun sequence genome containing:
- the gsdf gene encoding gonadal somatic cell derived factor, which gives rise to MLSSLCMMAAIFGFPLREAFVLHPSREEPAGAISDVPVGKVNRCQGESLQVIKQKLLEALNLDREPQVSRTGLGRFREQWKAVLGDTAHSSPKSQEFTVLNTTSTQESTGTRDETNSTGLQCCQLASQIFINDLGWENWIIFPDTFTYTQCAVCDPHLDPKAPKCRANSPPEPNTPSKCCQPTSHVMVPFFYLDELNTPVISSVALTNQCGCKPGSYIQDAQN